A single window of Archangium gephyra DNA harbors:
- a CDS encoding LamG domain-containing protein, protein MVRGFAITTSTSSIRLDGSGRGELTFTVSNALGRPVRGRAVVEPEGVTSRDWLALEGEAERDFPPDGTHQYTVRVNVPPGTPQGQHAFHLSVVNVANPDEEFTVGPSASFQVPLPQAPAPRKKLPIAWLALAAGILVIALATFFALRGRGGDEAAQGVGGAGAAGQAEQAPAKQAFLSLDGKGGYVELGNPRELIFFGPITIEAWIRPRSLNGLRNIVVHGHTHSPQAEVYLRINNGKYQVGSFNGQDFSTSADIPTSDVGRWVYLAGVYDGARWVLYRDGEMMASTPHPLGTFFVDGPWAIGARGGGRERFFQGDIRDVRIWNLPRGQQEVRADKDRTFTGNEQGLVGYWPLNEGQDVLARDLSPSKNDGLIRDATWGSE, encoded by the coding sequence ATGGTCCGCGGATTCGCCATTACCACGTCCACTTCCTCGATCCGGTTGGATGGCTCGGGCCGGGGAGAGCTCACCTTCACGGTCTCCAACGCCCTGGGGCGGCCGGTGCGGGGCCGCGCCGTCGTCGAGCCCGAAGGTGTGACTTCGCGGGACTGGCTGGCGCTCGAGGGGGAGGCCGAGCGCGATTTCCCCCCCGATGGCACGCACCAATACACCGTGAGGGTGAACGTTCCTCCCGGCACGCCCCAGGGACAGCACGCGTTCCATCTCTCCGTGGTGAACGTGGCCAATCCCGATGAGGAGTTTACCGTCGGGCCCTCGGCGAGCTTCCAGGTCCCGCTTCCCCAGGCCCCCGCGCCCAGGAAGAAGCTTCCCATCGCGTGGCTCGCGCTAGCCGCTGGCATCCTCGTCATCGCCCTGGCCACCTTCTTCGCCTTGCGCGGTCGGGGTGGCGACGAAGCCGCCCAGGGAGTGGGGGGCGCGGGAGCGGCGGGACAGGCGGAGCAGGCTCCGGCGAAGCAGGCCTTCCTGAGCCTCGATGGCAAGGGGGGCTACGTCGAGCTGGGCAACCCGCGGGAGCTCATCTTCTTCGGTCCCATCACCATCGAGGCGTGGATCCGTCCGCGGTCCCTCAATGGCCTCCGCAACATCGTGGTCCACGGCCACACCCACTCGCCTCAAGCCGAGGTCTACCTGCGCATCAACAACGGGAAGTACCAGGTCGGCTCCTTCAACGGGCAGGACTTCTCCACCAGCGCCGACATTCCCACCTCGGACGTGGGCCGATGGGTCTACCTGGCCGGCGTCTATGACGGCGCCCGCTGGGTCCTCTACCGGGATGGGGAGATGATGGCGTCCACGCCCCATCCACTCGGCACCTTCTTCGTGGATGGGCCCTGGGCCATTGGCGCGAGGGGGGGCGGGCGTGAGCGCTTCTTCCAGGGAGACATCCGCGACGTGCGCATCTGGAACCTGCCCCGTGGCCAGCAGGAGGTCCGCGCGGACAAGGACCGCACCTTCACGGGCAACGAGCAGGGCCTCGTAGGCTACTGGCCCTTGAACGAGGGGCAGGACGTCCTGGCGCGGGATCTCTCCCCCAGCAAGAACGATGGCCTCATCCGCGATGCCACCTGGGGTTCGGAGTAG
- a CDS encoding HesA/MoeB/ThiF family protein, producing the protein MERVASARVLVVGAGGLGCPASLALARAGVGHLTLVDPDRVDVTNLHRQLWHRTSDVGRPKVESAAEGLRCAFPALRVEPLAERVDERNAASLFRAHDAVVDATDGTATKLFLSDVAVAAGVPLVYGGVLRMQGQAMRVEPGGPCLRCLYEEPPSPEAVPTCAQAGVLGSMAGLVGALQALLLLERLTGAAPVADGTATLHVLDGATLRGRQVRVRRAPDCEGCARPRPPVFTEEIARCTR; encoded by the coding sequence GTGGAACGAGTGGCTTCGGCACGGGTGCTGGTGGTGGGCGCGGGCGGATTGGGCTGTCCGGCCTCGCTGGCGCTCGCGCGTGCGGGGGTGGGGCACCTGACGCTGGTGGACCCGGACCGGGTGGACGTGACGAACCTCCACCGGCAGCTGTGGCACCGCACGTCGGACGTGGGCCGGCCCAAGGTGGAGTCGGCGGCGGAGGGGTTGAGGTGCGCCTTCCCGGCCCTGCGCGTGGAGCCGCTCGCCGAGCGGGTGGACGAGCGCAATGCCGCCTCCCTGTTCCGGGCCCATGACGCGGTGGTGGATGCCACCGACGGCACGGCCACGAAGCTCTTCCTGTCGGACGTGGCGGTGGCCGCGGGCGTGCCGCTCGTCTACGGCGGGGTGCTGCGGATGCAGGGGCAGGCGATGCGCGTGGAGCCCGGCGGGCCGTGCCTGCGCTGCCTCTATGAGGAGCCCCCTTCGCCGGAGGCGGTGCCCACGTGCGCCCAGGCGGGGGTGCTCGGCTCGATGGCGGGGCTGGTGGGGGCGTTGCAGGCCCTGCTGCTCCTGGAGCGGCTGACGGGAGCGGCTCCGGTGGCGGATGGAACGGCCACCCTGCACGTCCTCGATGGCGCCACGCTGCGGGGCCGCCAGGTGCGCGTGCGCCGAGCTCCCGATTGCGAGGGCTGCGCCCGTCCGCGCCCGCCCGTCTTCACCGAGGAGATTGCCCGATGCACGAGGTGA
- a CDS encoding AI-2E family transporter, producing the protein MTGLDTKRWSNLIFAGLFALALILFSRILLPFLMPVLLGGFLVVLFRPLQDVLFRTRLRAYPSLCAGLSTVAVFLLILVPLSVVGWLVAREVLGLMEHGQVLLDRMEQGQLAASLPRGLRRYVPANVHGSQTEQALMGAMTSGASVLKDLLGAGTELIIDLFLMTVAMYYFFLDGRRLWAESTQLVPLDKRYIQAFAQEFTDVAHAIVYGNTITAFVQGALGMVGLMLAKVPHAGVWGAAMVLVALVPVGGTALVWGPIGVVLFMAGKVNEAVFLLAWGAFVVGSIDNVIRPKLCGSRMALHPLLVFLSMFGGLAVFGMMGLLVGPLIASLFMAMVRIYRRDFLGIQPPVLPVMPMPVPVVVQQPMSEPQPVIAPGPTVAEV; encoded by the coding sequence GTGACTGGGCTCGACACGAAGCGGTGGTCCAATCTTATCTTCGCCGGGCTCTTCGCCCTGGCGCTGATTCTCTTCTCGAGAATCCTGCTTCCTTTCCTGATGCCGGTGCTGTTGGGGGGCTTCCTGGTGGTGCTGTTCCGGCCGCTGCAGGATGTCCTGTTCCGGACCCGGCTGAGGGCGTACCCCTCGCTGTGTGCCGGCCTGTCCACGGTGGCCGTCTTCCTGCTCATCCTGGTGCCGCTGTCGGTGGTGGGCTGGCTGGTGGCGCGTGAGGTGCTCGGGCTGATGGAGCACGGGCAGGTGCTGTTGGATCGGATGGAGCAGGGTCAGCTCGCCGCGAGCCTGCCGAGGGGGTTGCGGCGCTACGTGCCGGCGAACGTGCACGGCTCGCAGACGGAGCAGGCGCTGATGGGGGCGATGACCAGCGGGGCCTCGGTGCTCAAGGATCTGCTGGGGGCCGGCACGGAGCTGATCATCGATCTGTTCCTGATGACGGTGGCCATGTACTACTTCTTCCTGGATGGCCGCCGCCTGTGGGCCGAGTCCACGCAGCTGGTGCCGCTGGACAAGCGCTACATCCAGGCGTTCGCGCAGGAGTTCACCGACGTGGCGCACGCCATTGTCTATGGCAACACCATCACCGCCTTCGTGCAGGGGGCGTTGGGGATGGTGGGGCTGATGCTGGCGAAGGTGCCGCACGCGGGAGTGTGGGGCGCGGCCATGGTGCTGGTGGCGCTGGTGCCGGTGGGTGGCACGGCGCTCGTCTGGGGCCCCATCGGGGTGGTGCTGTTCATGGCGGGCAAGGTGAACGAGGCCGTCTTCCTGCTGGCCTGGGGCGCCTTCGTGGTGGGCAGCATCGACAATGTCATCCGGCCGAAGCTGTGCGGCTCGCGCATGGCGCTCCACCCGCTGCTGGTCTTCCTCTCCATGTTCGGCGGGCTGGCGGTGTTCGGGATGATGGGGCTGTTGGTGGGGCCGCTCATCGCCTCGCTCTTCATGGCCATGGTGCGCATCTACCGGCGTGACTTCCTGGGCATCCAGCCGCCCGTGCTGCCGGTGATGCCCATGCCGGTGCCCGTGGTGGTGCAGCAGCCGATGTCCGAGCCGCAGCCAGTGATCGCTCCTGGACCAACGGTCGCCGAGGTCTGA
- a CDS encoding P1 family peptidase, with product MANPPESEPTEKRVRARELGIPLGRFKTGRHNAITDVEGVLVGHSTIIRGEGPLRPGHGPVRTGVTAILPNRGNIFMERMNGGGFVLNGAGEVAGMTQLMEWGLVETPMLLTNTMSVGAASDALARHMVEQYPGIGDEHDVIIPIVGECDDSYLNDISGRHVRAEHVFEAIRNASEGPVPEGNVGGGTGMVTCDFKGGIGTASRKLPEALGGYTLGVLVMSNFGKMHNLRVGGLPVGEVLAEKFKDTPRRGQTYGSIIAVVATDAPLLSHQINRLCKRVSLGIGRVGSYAAHGSGEIVVGFSTANIIPRRTQKMVYKLKILLDQRLDPLYEAVMEATEEAILNSMCMATSMKGVNDNYVPALPLDEVRRFVQACRPIFASVKKRLQQTSAPVGRDKPVDVDKEGEVTAGAALPTEVRGAEGIPYPTRPAPDDIEDSSSGGSSGS from the coding sequence ATGGCCAACCCACCCGAGAGCGAGCCCACCGAGAAGCGCGTCCGAGCGCGGGAGCTGGGCATTCCACTGGGCCGGTTCAAGACGGGCCGGCACAACGCCATCACCGACGTGGAGGGTGTGCTCGTCGGGCACAGCACCATCATCCGGGGCGAGGGGCCGCTGCGGCCGGGCCATGGCCCCGTGCGCACGGGCGTCACCGCCATCCTCCCCAACCGCGGCAACATCTTCATGGAGCGGATGAACGGGGGCGGCTTCGTGCTCAACGGCGCCGGTGAGGTGGCCGGCATGACGCAGCTCATGGAGTGGGGCCTGGTGGAGACGCCCATGCTCCTCACCAACACCATGTCCGTGGGCGCCGCGTCCGACGCCCTGGCCCGCCACATGGTGGAGCAGTACCCGGGCATCGGTGACGAGCACGACGTCATCATCCCCATCGTCGGCGAGTGCGACGACAGCTACCTCAACGACATCTCCGGCCGGCACGTGCGCGCCGAGCACGTCTTCGAGGCCATCCGCAACGCCTCGGAAGGCCCCGTCCCCGAGGGCAACGTGGGCGGCGGCACCGGCATGGTGACGTGCGACTTCAAGGGCGGCATCGGCACCGCCTCGCGCAAGCTCCCCGAGGCCCTGGGCGGCTACACCCTGGGCGTCCTGGTGATGAGCAACTTCGGCAAGATGCACAACCTGCGCGTGGGCGGCCTGCCCGTGGGCGAGGTGCTCGCCGAGAAGTTCAAGGACACGCCCCGGCGCGGGCAGACATACGGCTCCATCATCGCCGTGGTGGCCACGGATGCCCCGCTGCTCAGCCATCAGATCAACCGCCTGTGCAAGCGCGTGTCGCTGGGCATCGGCCGGGTGGGCAGCTACGCGGCGCACGGCTCGGGGGAGATCGTCGTCGGCTTCTCCACCGCCAACATCATCCCCCGGCGCACCCAGAAGATGGTCTACAAGCTGAAGATCCTCCTGGATCAGCGCTTGGATCCCCTCTACGAGGCCGTCATGGAGGCCACCGAGGAGGCCATCCTCAACTCCATGTGCATGGCCACCTCCATGAAGGGGGTGAACGACAACTACGTCCCGGCGCTCCCGCTGGACGAGGTGCGCCGCTTCGTCCAGGCCTGCCGGCCCATCTTCGCCTCGGTGAAGAAGCGTCTCCAGCAGACGAGCGCCCCCGTGGGCCGGGACAAGCCGGTGGACGTGGACAAGGAGGGCGAGGTGACGGCCGGCGCGGCGCTCCCCACCGAGGTCCGGGGGGCCGAAGGCATCCCGTATCCCACCCGTCCGGCACCGGACGATATCGAGGACTCCTCTTCCGGAGGATCTTCTGGTAGTTAG
- a CDS encoding TetR/AcrR family transcriptional regulator, whose amino-acid sequence MATRGTRKKTAEKPHYHHGDLRRALLDASLALISEEGFGALSLREVARRAGVTHAAPYRHFEHKEALLVAVAEEGFRVMKARMQERMARETSPEGRLVECGVAYVLFAMEHPAHFRVMFGPHFTQPPKLGPPGGDLDSFGLLVDSITQGQRAGVFHEGEPLSLALTCWSLVHGLSSLLVDRKLEMAGVITVAQAEKLALEQTRLLLRGLTRATSN is encoded by the coding sequence ATGGCCACCCGTGGCACCCGGAAGAAGACGGCGGAGAAGCCCCACTACCACCATGGAGACTTGCGCCGGGCGCTGCTGGACGCGTCGCTGGCGCTCATCTCCGAGGAGGGTTTCGGGGCGCTGTCACTCCGGGAGGTGGCCCGGCGGGCGGGGGTGACGCATGCGGCGCCCTACCGTCATTTCGAGCACAAGGAAGCGCTGCTGGTGGCCGTGGCCGAGGAGGGCTTCCGCGTCATGAAGGCCCGCATGCAGGAGCGCATGGCCCGGGAGACGTCGCCCGAGGGCCGTCTGGTGGAGTGCGGAGTGGCCTACGTCCTCTTCGCCATGGAGCACCCCGCGCACTTCCGGGTGATGTTCGGGCCGCACTTCACCCAGCCGCCCAAGCTGGGCCCGCCCGGTGGGGACCTGGATTCGTTCGGTCTGCTGGTGGACTCCATCACCCAGGGCCAGCGGGCCGGTGTGTTCCACGAGGGCGAGCCCCTGTCGCTCGCGCTGACGTGCTGGTCGCTGGTGCACGGGCTGAGCTCGCTGCTGGTGGACCGGAAGCTGGAGATGGCGGGGGTCATCACCGTCGCGCAGGCGGAGAAACTGGCCCTGGAGCAGACGCGTCTGTTGTTACGCGGGCTGACGCGCGCAACGAGCAATTGA
- a CDS encoding sensor histidine kinase yields the protein MEPALALEEDNPDSHRRARVRAVLERRKLTNSISTEQAAASWEQDRFVARARALFYARLCFLTLGLAILAVPAWSSYFGFQGNFAFAGYFAMLLYSVANFTVIDHPKAGRWVTYITLCFDLLIVVVLINKPQVGGGLQSPLLGTQLLFTTLFAILFPKPMAILPSMLALPITARLDLLLNREVTAVEVLTLLWYSALNFTIVYVLVYLSEREAASHREVVELQGDLKELAVVEERSRLAREIHDGLGASLSSMIIQSEFILGLAKDDSLRSEIQELKATAEESIEELRRNLQMMREDFELTQGLEDYVKTFGDRTQVDLRFERTGLPRKLSPDAQLALFRILQECLSNAVKHAQPKQVQVKLDYDLERVHLFVRDDGKGFDPKQTPRGHYGLLNMRERAMKLGATLIVDSAPGNGTRVSFSLPTSP from the coding sequence ATGGAACCCGCTCTCGCGCTCGAAGAAGACAATCCCGACTCGCACCGGCGTGCTCGCGTGCGCGCGGTGCTCGAGCGGCGCAAGCTCACCAACAGCATCTCCACCGAGCAGGCCGCCGCCTCCTGGGAGCAGGATCGTTTCGTGGCCCGGGCCCGCGCCCTCTTCTACGCGCGGCTCTGCTTCCTCACCCTGGGCCTGGCCATCCTCGCCGTGCCCGCATGGTCCTCCTACTTCGGCTTCCAGGGCAACTTCGCCTTCGCCGGCTACTTCGCCATGCTGCTCTACAGCGTCGCGAACTTCACGGTCATCGACCACCCCAAGGCCGGCCGGTGGGTGACGTACATCACCCTGTGCTTCGACCTGCTCATCGTCGTGGTGCTCATCAACAAGCCCCAGGTCGGTGGCGGTCTGCAGAGCCCCCTGCTCGGCACGCAGCTGCTCTTCACCACCCTCTTCGCCATCCTCTTCCCCAAGCCGATGGCGATCCTCCCCTCCATGCTGGCGCTGCCCATCACCGCCCGGCTGGATCTGCTCCTCAACCGCGAGGTCACCGCCGTCGAGGTCCTCACCCTCCTGTGGTACTCGGCGCTCAACTTCACCATCGTCTACGTGCTCGTGTACCTCAGCGAGCGCGAGGCCGCTTCCCACCGCGAGGTGGTGGAGCTCCAGGGCGATCTCAAGGAGCTGGCCGTGGTGGAGGAGCGCAGCCGCCTGGCCCGGGAGATCCACGACGGCCTGGGCGCCTCGCTCTCCTCGATGATCATCCAGTCCGAGTTCATCCTCGGGCTGGCCAAGGACGACTCCCTTCGCTCGGAGATCCAGGAGCTCAAGGCCACCGCCGAGGAGTCCATCGAGGAGCTGCGCCGCAACCTGCAGATGATGCGCGAGGACTTCGAGCTGACCCAGGGGCTCGAGGACTACGTGAAGACGTTCGGCGACCGCACCCAGGTGGACCTGCGCTTCGAGCGCACCGGACTGCCACGCAAGTTGTCCCCGGATGCCCAGCTCGCCCTCTTCCGCATCCTCCAGGAGTGCCTCTCCAACGCCGTCAAGCACGCCCAGCCCAAGCAGGTACAGGTGAAGCTCGACTACGACCTGGAGCGCGTGCACCTCTTCGTCCGCGACGACGGCAAGGGCTTCGATCCCAAGCAGACGCCTCGCGGGCACTACGGCCTGCTCAACATGCGCGAGCGGGCCATGAAGCTCGGCGCTACCCTCATCGTGGACTCGGCGCCCGGTAACGGCACCCGCGTATCCTTCTCCCTCCCCACCAGCCCATGA
- a CDS encoding Mov34/MPN/PAD-1 family protein: MSPALPEDLSDIIRHLESCYPREGCGVLLRAGESGPWRVRPLRNAQDELHAQDPVRSPRTSRTAYAFEPREWLGVLMEAEARGEHVACVFHSHVDSGAEFSHEDQRQAAPDGQPLLPGVSYLVISIHSGSVRTVKIFWWECGFFQGRQLLLDSETDQPLEIP, encoded by the coding sequence GTGAGCCCCGCGCTGCCGGAAGATCTGTCGGACATCATCCGACACCTGGAGTCCTGCTACCCGCGGGAGGGGTGTGGGGTGCTGCTACGGGCCGGGGAGTCGGGGCCCTGGCGGGTTCGCCCCCTGCGCAACGCCCAGGACGAGCTCCACGCCCAGGATCCTGTGCGTTCTCCTCGCACCTCCCGGACTGCCTACGCCTTCGAGCCCCGCGAGTGGCTCGGCGTCCTGATGGAGGCGGAGGCTCGGGGCGAGCACGTGGCCTGTGTGTTCCACTCCCATGTGGACAGCGGTGCGGAATTCTCCCACGAAGATCAACGCCAGGCCGCCCCGGACGGGCAGCCCCTGCTGCCCGGCGTTTCCTACCTCGTGATCTCTATCCACTCCGGGTCCGTCAGGACTGTGAAAATTTTCTGGTGGGAGTGCGGATTTTTTCAGGGCCGTCAGCTTTTACTTGACTCCGAGACGGATCAACCCTTGGAAATCCCTTGA
- a CDS encoding sulfurtransferase TusA family protein codes for MHEVTRTLDITREVCPMTYVRTKLALEALDDGAVLEVVLRGDEPLKNVPRNAREEGHEVLVLEPRGDGTHRLLLRKQGGA; via the coding sequence ATGCACGAGGTGACCCGGACGCTGGACATCACCCGCGAGGTCTGTCCGATGACCTACGTGCGCACCAAGCTGGCACTGGAGGCGCTCGATGATGGCGCGGTGCTGGAGGTGGTGCTGCGGGGAGACGAGCCTCTGAAGAATGTCCCGCGCAACGCGCGCGAGGAGGGCCACGAGGTGCTCGTGCTGGAGCCTCGGGGCGATGGAACCCACCGCCTGCTGCTGCGCAAGCAGGGAGGAGCCTGA
- a CDS encoding molybdopterin biosynthesis protein: protein MALREEQILRYSRQILLREVGGRGQEKLLAGGVRLKAAGTAGLTAAAYVAAGGTAVESGPEPLVPGAEGFLVRAEEVGRPGAEVLARVLPDVNADALSARGTGRLAELPAAWDGEGPWVALGGDGTRGVAVFRGATGCPGCFEATTAGWGAPPSGALGVGLGALGALILQRLLLGMEPGLGARGWEAPGVLTDLPVRRCGRCG from the coding sequence ATGGCGCTGCGCGAGGAGCAGATCCTCCGCTACTCGAGGCAGATCCTCCTGCGCGAGGTGGGAGGGCGGGGGCAGGAGAAGCTGCTGGCGGGAGGCGTGCGGCTGAAGGCGGCGGGGACCGCGGGCCTCACGGCCGCGGCGTACGTGGCGGCCGGAGGTACGGCGGTGGAGTCAGGCCCCGAGCCCCTGGTCCCCGGTGCCGAGGGCTTCCTCGTGCGGGCGGAGGAGGTGGGCCGGCCGGGCGCGGAGGTGCTCGCGCGGGTGCTGCCGGACGTGAACGCGGACGCGCTGTCCGCACGCGGGACGGGGCGGCTGGCGGAGCTGCCCGCGGCGTGGGACGGCGAGGGCCCCTGGGTGGCGTTGGGCGGCGACGGGACGCGGGGCGTGGCCGTCTTCCGGGGCGCCACGGGGTGTCCCGGGTGCTTCGAGGCCACCACGGCCGGGTGGGGCGCTCCGCCCTCGGGGGCGCTCGGGGTGGGGCTGGGCGCTTTGGGCGCGCTGATCCTCCAGCGGCTGTTGCTCGGGATGGAGCCGGGGCTGGGAGCCCGAGGATGGGAGGCACCGGGCGTGCTGACGGACCTGCCGGTGCGGCGCTGCGGCCGGTGTGGCTGA
- a CDS encoding response regulator transcription factor, translating to MTEAIAPSPIRVFVVEDQTKILKNQLRLLESNQDITIVGTALSGEAALEEVPRVTPDVLLLDLGLPRMSGIDVTREVKARWPQVEILIFTIFDEEDKVLEAVKAGASGYLLKGTPADKIIEAIKEVRAGGTVIQPSLARRLLRHFRVEPDSSPVPTEPVASPPAPAAPETPAASEASEPLLKPLSNRETELLQLIAKGVSNSEAARLLNLSKATIRTHLEHIYRKLEVTNRVEAVTEGIRKGLISV from the coding sequence ATGACCGAAGCGATCGCGCCCTCCCCCATCCGCGTCTTCGTCGTCGAGGATCAGACGAAGATCCTCAAGAACCAGCTCCGCCTGCTCGAGAGCAACCAGGACATCACCATCGTGGGCACCGCGCTGTCCGGCGAGGCCGCGCTCGAGGAGGTGCCCCGCGTCACCCCGGACGTCCTCCTGCTGGACCTGGGCCTGCCGCGCATGAGCGGCATCGACGTCACCCGCGAGGTCAAGGCGCGGTGGCCCCAGGTGGAGATCCTCATCTTCACCATCTTCGACGAGGAGGACAAAGTCCTCGAGGCGGTGAAGGCCGGCGCCTCGGGCTACCTGCTCAAGGGCACGCCCGCGGACAAGATCATCGAGGCCATCAAGGAAGTGCGCGCCGGTGGCACCGTCATCCAGCCCAGCCTCGCGCGCCGGCTGCTGCGCCACTTCCGCGTGGAGCCGGATTCCAGCCCCGTGCCCACCGAGCCCGTGGCCTCGCCACCCGCTCCCGCCGCGCCCGAGACGCCCGCCGCCTCCGAGGCCAGCGAGCCCCTGCTCAAGCCGCTGTCCAACCGCGAGACGGAGCTGCTCCAGCTCATCGCCAAGGGCGTGTCCAACAGCGAGGCGGCCCGGCTGCTCAACCTCTCCAAGGCCACCATCCGCACCCACCTCGAGCACATCTACCGCAAGCTCGAGGTCACCAACCGCGTGGAGGCCGTCACCGAGGGCATCCGCAAGGGGCTCATCTCGGTGTGA
- the cysC gene encoding adenylyl-sulfate kinase translates to MAQTTGFTVWLTGMSGTGKSTMAAYIAARLRQVDRNVEILDENDLRDDLWQGLGDSKDERNTIVRRLGYVAGLLTRNNVAVLVPSVSPYKAGREDNRRTIGRYIEVYVDCPTEKLIERDSTGRYKKALSGEIPNFIGITEPYEPPASAEVVIHSDVESVEDGAGKIFQSLLDLGYVTVEELKIITGKKMKAQPPTKTEITRVSSAPKSGKAAPAAKAAAPAAKAAAAPAAGKGAKARPAARAARVAKPAAKKASAPKRKAR, encoded by the coding sequence ATGGCGCAGACGACTGGTTTTACCGTTTGGCTGACCGGCATGTCCGGGACCGGCAAGAGTACGATGGCTGCCTACATCGCGGCCCGGCTCAGGCAGGTGGATCGCAACGTGGAGATTCTCGATGAGAATGATCTCCGGGACGATCTCTGGCAGGGACTGGGAGACAGCAAGGACGAGCGCAACACCATCGTCCGCCGGCTGGGGTATGTGGCCGGGCTGCTCACCCGCAACAACGTGGCGGTGCTGGTTCCCAGCGTGAGCCCGTACAAGGCGGGGCGCGAGGACAACCGCCGGACGATTGGCCGTTACATCGAAGTGTACGTGGACTGCCCGACCGAGAAGCTGATCGAGCGCGACAGCACGGGCCGTTACAAGAAGGCGCTGAGTGGGGAGATCCCCAACTTCATCGGCATCACCGAGCCGTATGAGCCGCCGGCCTCGGCCGAGGTGGTGATCCACTCGGACGTGGAGAGCGTGGAGGACGGCGCGGGGAAGATCTTCCAGTCGCTGCTGGACCTCGGCTACGTGACGGTCGAGGAGCTGAAGATCATCACGGGCAAGAAGATGAAGGCGCAGCCGCCGACGAAGACGGAGATCACGCGCGTGTCGTCGGCCCCGAAGTCGGGGAAGGCGGCGCCGGCGGCCAAGGCGGCGGCTCCCGCGGCCAAGGCGGCGGCGGCTCCCGCGGCGGGCAAGGGCGCCAAGGCGCGTCCGGCGGCCCGGGCGGCCCGGGTGGCGAAGCCGGCGGCCAAGAAGGCGTCGGCTCCCAAGCGCAAGGCCCGCTAG
- a CDS encoding ubiquitin-like small modifier protein 1, with product MATIRIPTTMRSLTGNKGEVRVAGATVGEVLNNLEKAHPGMGARVFDDKGAVRRYVNVFLNDEDIRFLQELSTPVAEGDRITLIPAIAGG from the coding sequence ATGGCCACGATTCGGATTCCCACCACGATGCGGAGCCTCACGGGCAACAAGGGCGAGGTGCGCGTCGCGGGCGCCACGGTGGGCGAGGTGCTGAACAACCTGGAGAAGGCGCATCCGGGGATGGGCGCGCGGGTGTTCGACGACAAGGGCGCGGTGCGGCGCTACGTGAACGTGTTCCTCAACGACGAGGACATCCGCTTCCTGCAGGAGCTGTCCACGCCGGTGGCGGAGGGGGATCGCATCACCCTCATCCCGGCCATCGCGGGAGGGTAG